Proteins encoded together in one Mastacembelus armatus chromosome 15, fMasArm1.2, whole genome shotgun sequence window:
- the mymx gene encoding uncharacterized protein mymx isoform X2 → MSESIVRKVQPFTIGTRLSVPAVPKCQEFTQSYLQSQSLDNCTIQHNLNSLYLSQSQVCAHGPCLISPIVKQVAPVKCNQEHMAAEDHLNQNVASPSAVSRSIKKITISGSQERSDNKVTLGPAQRSVPGSTSENNNNNNNVTNKSAPHLPRILGVSCENKPNSQFKVLLRKDSGEGFQRTDVQQISVSESQKKELPGKESHPHTQNEASAAVTSQSDCFTQRNSLFSKEVLQAEAWIKGKLQDLKDGCNIQRCPLQDWEEASQTLQRDLKDFENTLIQLNQMGEQLICRLNPTSDLVKKQLSQLRDQWQTLKQTAANQTRAMGGAKNLQEFNKKVDKLEAWIKEKQEEEQTLVNILGENVDKMQLTRRILDLKQDEQLYRNLYEEINHLALKLEKQGKTDGKNISSRRKHINKLWLKVQSHLKSCHENLQLALELSSFYQQANNTLFAINNMRKSISESKELDNFGDREIREIAGQIMMLDVSVSQLSNLHPTLAAGVTLKQSEVKDCWALLQKIFRSDRTTLSPTGSTFTREDADPLTLGQEAQWNVGTETQRIMGKEVKEEQNRLKGCVSTVKCGRTVSSQSQEKQLANHTSSAMGDSPASANDVIVRHQSKGESRKPGAEPRAEPRLATAPRGHPQLHMQLQRFTVSADKTLSWLKDNVSMATQVCSIASFDGLEPARRCQHALEQEILTNRARIEVVKREGRGLVRAQHPGSAKIEEFLSQLEVLWEELRRRHQRNTVFLQASEELGFRVVNVLQALSSLEAWLESVELSMKESVLAGDPETMSMAERESCLLEKEVAARSLELSALRQEVDRLYGHSHPHTRGLLERMEEVERKYHRVQCALTQQSSELQDTRMLTEFLERVELEESQELSDSQYSLGQPLQSELSSAPTLLGLQSSAGGEPMIENMGDPVEELREAVEMLNDTARERGRSQSHDQAIQELLSEHASLAVRVEECLSCSKELSLDILERETDMAVQCEPDRCGLETLQEKQDHLEIDYEVIREEVKKMEDQASRLEELCPERAHIFRAKIQATLQAWTELVKSLMENKSRLQQFVQIQDFFRSYLALISWTEDTRSCIFSDTALYLGKDGQKPLAAELDMQIEQRFEEFDELAATGKNLLDKDHHLTQMVRERMEELRSMLGWILVHWRAQKRHWLHKKSRLDSSQDNIYSEATVCSPLTENSTPELEACQSHQSPVITTDDDNLKTAEDSQPSSQLPRPAGKQEEKQLEDGYEVMNSIGPRGCEASSSESPKPSIVVLKEPGSPTLGGTVNLILSFGNKGDSQVQVLDPTARTKEVVEETSESVHRVSTYLHVKDNNLAVAPVYESITLPRQKSHSAASASPVFLPSSSSLPSASTPAPQTTNVTFHSLTGSGGSSIFSSLKRMSKKRKRKRDARRHTIQKIMGVEEQTEGMPHSDCEAVTYDTHTWPLKEGRRKKSSPKSPASGDGVEAIAYVKNPLLKDIDTECSGEYSITPYAVSEGPSNLLPTSQVRSHCRVLSLGSVLSFDLPKDMTLIPSIQDIITIAPPESKNGSRTDPDPHSQRQTALSSFKQTRATPVVTHSSGDVSFSVPQNSTAVAKDPPDANKSVQPQPPLPPEAHENQTELRKDLPTTQFSLQKGQGPEWDKMPSKVKTSTPERDETCHPSQVPIYVNEAQSTAKHKHKCPSVHTLIRDLNGHQYHKGARVQGVREENPAPQCLSQSSHMVVNLKSTVSVRQDSVDSGISTSSSIKLCTEAPCPDVQQPKGVVGRLISLEVGGIDCTKTGENSETASGPFQESALLDTEPVHLNHQQFEEEEEELEDIWNQTNYRQSICSDIMYQPNQEEPELSNLSKDPKSRSPSPKIPAVLYRNLVTASAPNLLVAEFRLPSYIQNLLGYDKEQSPKGHLPPLAIGDRRSWAAFPNREATCKTSVTMNETASDPVKLPDVGDNQRYVYQYREDEEEEEEVEGAKAGKEADQCTGCSKDHSMSLLSVHMGLDGVCHQSQEDVEKQEKLMPTGGRCFNLFKPRQSGKPELQSMEGTLERKHKLQQGGKKAASRGWSSYHAVLYRHTLCFYQERKDTLRSPACGLPLNLLGAECSPAPEYTKKPNCFRLRLHDGSEYLLNASSRFMMKKWMMKIQANTGQSESVCSISGVPLDQDLPISINPSHCSSCHTLAKCHCSSQHDVTSTLPRSSPLSASQAKEIVVLTREFTHIPQSDLRSLDEQSQSSCDDKDISKQMMAHSLSGALRHITSSSPHSPESSGQDWLINKRRSHSFTSATYQKIKPMLLKPGCLERGSNYCVTLVVGDKTSDSTSRSPEPPLLAVAGWQQDIHQDSALRNYTSLPRPRNKSVFKKFFGKRDL, encoded by the exons ATGTCTGAAAGTATTGTGAGGAAGGTGCAGCCCTTCACCATTGGGACGAGGCTGTCAGTCCCCGCTGTGCCAAAATGCCAGGAGTTTACACAGAGTTATCTGCAGAGCCAGAGTCTGGATAACTGCACGATACAGCACAACCTGAACTCGCTCTACCTCAGTCAATCCCAGGTCTGTGCACATGGCCCCTGTCTCATCTCACCCATCGTCAAGCAGGTTGCCCCTGTGAAGTGCAACCAGGAGCACATGGCAGCAGAGGACCACCTGAACCAGAACGTCGCTTCTCCCTCTGCTGTCTCCAGATCCATCAAGAAGATCACAATCTCTGGAAGCCAAGAACGATCAGACAACAAGGTGACACTGGGACCAGCACAGCGTTCAGTCCCAGGGTCCACatctgaaaacaacaacaacaacaacaacgtcaCCAACAAatcagctccacatctgccCAGGATCTTAGGAGTGAGCTGTGAGAATAAACCCAATTCTCAGTTTAAG gTTTTACTCAGAAAAGACAGCGGGGAGGGATTTCAGCGCACGGACGTCCAGCAG ATATCAGTGTCTGAATCACAGAAAAAAGAGCTTCCAGGGAAAGAAAGTCATCCACACACCCAGAATGAAGCATCAGCAGCTGTTACGTCCCAGTCTGACTGCTTCACTCAGCGCAACTCGCTCTTCAGCAAAGAAGTACTGCAG GCAGAGGCATGGATCAAAGGCAAGCTGCAGGATCTGAAGGATGGCTGTAATATTCAGCGCTGCCCCCTGCAGGACTGGGAGGAAGCCTCACAGACACTTCAGAGAGACCTCAAAGACTTTGAGAACACCCTAATTCAACTCAACCAG ATGGGTGAGCAGTTGATCTGCAGGCTGAACCCCACATCTGATCTGGTGAAGAAGCAGCTCAGTCAGCTCAGGGACCAGTGGCAGACCCTGAAACAAACGGCCGCAAATCAGACCAGGGCCATGGGTGGAGCCAAGAACCTGCAGGAGTTCAACAAAAAAGTGGACAAGCTGGAAGCATGGATcaaagaaaag CAGGAAGAGGAACAGACTCTGGTGAACATCTTAGGGGAAAATGTTGACAAAATGCAGCTGACCAGAAGAATTTTAGATCTGAAGCAG GATGAGCAGCTATACAGAAACCTCTATGAGGAGATCAACCACTTGGCCCTAAAACTGGAGAAACAGGGGAAGACAGATGGCAAAAACATCTCCAGCAGGAGGAAACACATTAATAAATT GTGGCTTAAGGTCCAGTCTCATCTGAAAAGCTGCCATGAAAATCTTCAGCTGGCACTGGAGTTGTCCTCATTCTACCAGCAAGCCAATAATACATTGTTTGCTATTAACAACATG AGGAAAAGCATATCCGAATCCAAAGAGCTGGACAACTTCGGAGACAGAGAAATCCGTGAAATTGCCGGACAAATCATG ATGCTTGATGTGAGTGTGTCCCAGCTGTCTAATCTCCATCCTACCCTGGCTGCCGGCgtcacactgaagcagagtgaGGTGAAGGACTGCTGGGCGCTTCTTCAGAAAATTTTCAG GAGTGACAGGACTACGCTCTCTCCCACTGGCTCCACTTTCACCAGGGAAGATGCTGACCCCCTGACACTGGGCCAAGAAGCCCAGTGGAACGTGGGAACAGAGACGCAAAGGATCATGGGaaaggaggtgaaggaggagcAGAATCGTCTGAAAGGCTGTGTG AGTACTGTTAAATGTGGGAGAACAGTGAGCAGCCAAAGCCAGGAGAAGCAGTTGGCGAACCACACCTCTTCAGCCATGGGAGACAGCCCTGCCAGTGCAAATGATGTCATCGTCAGACATCAATCGAAGGGTGAAA GCAGGAAGCCTGGAGCAGAGCCCAGAGCAGAGCCCAGGCTAGCCACCGCCCCGCGAGGCCACCCACAGCTTCACATGCAGCTTCAGAGGTTCACTGTGTCTGCTGACAAG aCTCTGTCCTGGCTGAAAGACAACGTGTCCATGGCCACACAGGTGTGTTCAATAGCCAGCTTCGATGGGCTGGAGCCAGCCAGGAGGTGTCAACATGCTCTGGAACAAGAAATCCTCACCAATAGAGCCAGAATAGAAGTGGTCAAAAGG GAGGGCCGCGGGCTGGTCCGTGCGCAGCATCCAGGCAGCGCCAAGATCGAGGAGTTCCTCAGCCAGCTGGAAGTCCTGTGGGAAGAGCTGCGGAGGAGGCACCAGAGGaacactgtgtttctgcaggccTCAGAGGAGCTGGGTTTTAGG GTTGTAAACGTGCTCCAGGCCCTGAGCAGCCTGGAAGCCTGGCTGGAGTCTGTTGAGCTTTCCATGAAGGAATCAGTGCTGGCCGGTGACCCTGAGACAATGAGCATGGCTGAGAGGGAGAGCTGTCTGCTGGAGAAAGAGGTGGCAGCACGCAGCCTGGAGCTTAGTGCCCTGAGGCAGGAGGTGGACCGCCTCTACGGCCACAGTCACCCACACACACGAGGTCTGCTGGAACGCATGGAGGAGGTGGAAAGAAA GTACCATCGTGTCCAGTGTGCCCTGACCCAGCAGAGCTCAGAGCTGCAGGATACACGAATGCTGACTGAGTTCCTGGAGCgtgtggagctggaggagagccAGGAGCTCAGTGACAGTCAGTACAGCCTGGGACAG CCTCTCCAGAGTGAGCTTTCCTCAGCTCCTACTTTGCTGGGACTTCAAAGCAGTGCCGGAGGAGAGCCGATGATAGAAAACATGGGGGACCCTGTGGAGGAACTACGAGAGGCCGTAGAGATGCTGAATGACACTGCAAGGGAAAGAGGCCGATCACAGAGCCATGACCAGGCCATCCAGGAGCTCCTGAGTGAG CACGCCAGCCTGGCGGTGCGAGTGGAGGAGTGCTTGAGCTGTAGCAAGGAGCTAAGCCTGGACATCCtagagagggagacagacatGGCAGTCCAGTGTGAGCCAGACCGCTGTGGCCTAGAAACTCTGCAGGAGAAGCAGGACCACCTGGAG ATTGACTATGAAGTCATcagggaggaggtgaagaagatgGAGGACCAGGCTTCTCGGTTGGAGGAGCTTTGCCCAGAGAGAGCACACATATTTAGGGCAAAGATCCAGGCCACGCTGCAGGCCTGGACTGAGCTGGTGAAAAGCTTGATGGAGAACAAGTCTCGTCTGCAACAGTTTGTGCAGATCCAAGACTTCTTCAGGAGCTACCTCGCTTTGAT CTCATGGACAGAAGACACCAGGTCATGTATTTTCTCAGATACTGCCTTGTATCTTGGGAAGGATGGTCAGAAGCCACTGGCTGCAGAGCTGGACATGCAGATTGAGCAAAGGTTTGAGGAGTTTGATGAGCTGGCAGCCACAGGGAAGAACCTTTTAGACAAAGACCACCACCTCACGCAGATG GTAAGAGAGCGCATGGAGGAACTGAGGAGCATGCTCGGGTGGATCTTGGTGCACTGGAGGGCTCAGAAACGACATTGGCTTCACAAAAAGAGCAGACTGGACTCTTCTCAAGATAACATTTATTCTGAGGCCACCGTGTGCTCTCCATTAACAGAG AATTCCACTCCTGAGCTAGAGGCCTGCCAGTCCCATCAGTCCCCAGTCATCACCACCGATGACGacaacttaaaaacagcagaagacaGCCAGCCCTCATCCCAGCTGCCTAGACCAGCTGGGAAACAGGAGGAGAAGCAGTTAGAAGATGGGTATGAAGTCATGAACAGTATCGGGCCACGGGGCTGTGAGGCTTCCTCTTCTGAGTCTCCTAAACCATCTATTGTGGTCCTCAAAGAACCCGGAAGCCCCACTCTAGGGGGCACGGTCAATCTCATCCTTAGCTTTGGTAACAAAGGGGACAGCCAGGTTCAGGTGCTTGATCCAACTGCTAGGACGAAGGAGGTAGTGGAGGAGACCTCTGAGTCTGTCCACAGG gTAAGTACCTACTTGCATGTCAAGGATAACAACTTGGCTGTGGCCCCTGTGTATGAGAGTATCACCCTGCCCCGCCAAAAGAGCCACTCCGCAGCCTCAGCCTCCCCGGTTTTCTTgccatcctcttcctccttgcCATCTGCCTCCACACCTGCACCTCAGACAACCAACGTGACCTTCCACTCCCTGACAGGGAGCGGCGGCAGCTCCATCTTCAGCAGCCTCAAGAGAATgagcaagaaaagaaagaggaagagagacgCTCGCAGACACACTATCCAGAAAATCATGGGAGTGGAAGAGCAAACAGAAGGGATGCCTCACTCTGACTGTGAGGCAGTAACATATGACACACATACATGGCCTCTAAAGGAAGGCAGGAGGAAGAAGAGTTCACCAAAGAGCCCAGCCAGTGGGGATGGAGTGGAAGCTATAGCCTATGTGAAGAATCCCCTGTTGAAGGACATTGACACAGAGTGTTCAGGAGAATACAGCATTACTCCGTATGCTGTATCAGAGGGGCCAAGCAATTTACTTCCCACCAGTCAGGTGAGAAGCCACTGCAGAGTCCTCTCTTTAGGCTCAGTGCTGAGCTTTGACCTACCTAAGGACATGACCCTGATCCCCAGTATTCAGGACATCATTACTATCGCTCCCCCCGAGTCTAAAAATGGATCAAGGACTGATCCAGATCCCCACTCCCAGAGACAAACAGCCCTGAGCTCTTTCAAACAGACCCGAGCCACTCCTGTTGTCACACACAGCTCGGGAGATGTCAGCTTTTCAGTACCACAGAATTCCACAGCTGTAGCAAAAGATCCACCTGATGCAAACAAGAGTGTCCAGCCACAACCTCCTCTTCCCCCGGAAGCGCATGAGAACCAGACAGAACTTCGTAAGGACCTCCCTACAACCCAGTTCAGTCTGCAAAAGGGTCAAGGGCCGGAGTGGGACAAAATGCCATCAAAGGTTAAAACCAGCACACCTGAAAGGGATGAAACCTGCCATCCTTCACAAGTCCCCATTTATGTGAACGAAGCCCAGAGTActgcaaaacataaacacaagtgCCCCAGTGTCCATACACTCATTAGAGATCTTAATGGACACCAGTACCATAAAGGTGCAAGAGTCCAGGGTGTGCGTGAAGAGAACCCTGCACCTCAGTGCCTGAGCCAATCTTCTCACATGGTAGTGAATCTAAAATCAACAGTGAGTGTTCGTCAGGACTCAGTAGACTCTGGGATCTCCACTTCCAGCAGCATCAAGCTTTGCACTGAAGCACCATGTCCCGATGTCCAGCAGCCTAAAGGAGTAGTGGGGAGGCTCATCTCCCTAGAGGTGGGAGGTATAGACTGCACTAAAACAGGGGAGAACAGTGAAACAGCCTCAGGTCCGTTTCAAGAGTCTGCATTGCTGGATACCGAGCCTGTCCACCTCAACCACCAACAGtttgaggaggaagaagaagaactggAGGATATCTGGAATCAGACCAACTACAGACAGAGCATCTGCTCAGACATCATGTACCAGCCCAACCAGGAAGAGCCTGAACTCTCAAACCTGTCCAAAGACCCTAAATCTCGCTCACCTTCCCCAAAAATCCCAGCCGTGCTCTACAGGAACCTGGTCACGGCCTCTGCACCTAATCTTCTTGTGGCCGAGTTCAGACTGCCCTCCTACATTCAGAACTTGCTGGGTTATGACAAGGAGCAGAGTCCCAAAGGACACCTCCCTCCACTGGCTATTGGAGACAGGAGATCTTGGGCAGCATTTCCTAACAGGGAGGCAACCTGCAAAACTTCAGTGACAATGAATGAGACAGCGTCTGATCCGGTGAAGCTGCCAGATGTGGGAGACAATCAGAGATATGTTTATCAATAcagagaggatgaagaggaggaagaggaggtggagggggcaAAGGCGGGGAAGGAGGCGGACCAGTGCACAGGTTGTTCGAAG GATCATTCCATGAGTCTACTCTCAGTTCACATGGGTTTGGACGGAGTCTGTCACCAAAGCCAGGAGGATGTGGAGAAGCAAGAAAAGCTGATGCCCACAGGAGGGCGCTGTTTCAACCTG TTCAAACCCCGTCAGAGTGGAAAGCCCGAGCTGCAGTCTATGGAGGGAACGCTGGAGAGGAAGCACAAGCTGCAGCAGGGAGGAAAGAAA GCAGCCTCCAGAGGCTGGAGCTCATACCATGCCGTCCTATATAGACACACCTTGTGCTTCTACCAGGAGAGAAAGGATACACTAAGG AGTCCTGCATGTGGACTGCCGCTCAACCTGTTGGGAGCTGAGTGTTCACCTGCACCAGAGTACACCAAAAAACCCAACTGCTTTCGACTACG GCTCCACGATGGGTCTGAATACCTGCTTAATGCCTCGTCACGCTTTATGATGAAGAAATGGATGATGAAAATACAAGCAAACACAG GTCAAAGTGAGTCTGTGTGTTCAATATCAGGTGTCCCACTTGATCAAGACCTCCCCATTTccat AAATCCCTCCCACTGCTCCAGTTGTCACACCCTGGCCAAATGTCACTGCTCCTCCCAACATGATGTCACCTCCACGTTGCCCAGGAGCAGTCCGCTGAGCGCTTCCCAAGCCAAAGAGATTGTTGTCCTCACCAGAGAGTTCACTCATATACCACAGAGTGACTTAAGAAGTCTGGATGAGCAGTCGCAGAGCTCTTGTG ATGACAAAGACATTTCAAAGCAGATGATGGCTCACAGCCTGTCTGGAGCATTGAGACACATCACCTCTTCCTCCCCTCACTCCCCTGAATCCAGCGGTCAGGACTGGCTCATCAACAAGCGTCGCTCCCACTCCTTCACATCAG caACCTACCAGAAGATCAAACCCATGTTGCTTAAACCAGGATGCCTGGAAAGAGGCTCCAACTACTGTGTGACTCTCGTGGTTGGAGACAAGACATCAGACAGCACATCCAGAAGCCCCGAGCCTCCGCTGCTGGCTGTGGCAGGATGGCAGCAGGACATTCATCAGGACTCTGCCCTGAGGAATTACACCAGCCTGCCACGGCCACGCAACAAGTCCGTCTTCAAAAAGTTCTTTGGGAAAAGAGACCTCTGA